In Rhea pennata isolate bPtePen1 chromosome 20, bPtePen1.pri, whole genome shotgun sequence, a single window of DNA contains:
- the INTS2 gene encoding integrator complex subunit 2 — protein MAECSGLQFVSPYAFEAMQKVDVVRLAALSDPELRLLLPCLVRMALCAPADQSQRWAQDKKLILRLLSGVEAVNSIVALLSVDFHALEQDASKEQQLRHKLGGGSGESILVSQLQHGLTLEFEHSDSPRRLRLVLSELLAIMNKVSESNGEFFLKSSELFESPVYLEEAADVLCILQAELPSLLPIVDVAEALLHIKNGAWFLCLLVANVPDSFNEVCRGLIKNGERQDEESVGGRRRTEALRHLCKMNPSQALRVRGMVVEECHLPGLGVALTLDHTKNESSDDGVSDLVCFVSGLLLGTNARVRTWFGTFIRNGQQRKRDNISSVLWQMRRQLLLELMGILPTVRSTHIVEEADVDMEPNVSVYSGLKEEHVVKASALLRLYCALMGIAGLKPTDEEAEQLLQLMTSRPPATPAGVRFVSLSFCMLLAFSTLVSTPEQEQLMVMWLSWMIKEEAYFESISGVSASFGEMLLLVAMYFHSNQLSAIIDLVCSTLGMKIVIKPSSLSRMKTIFTQEIFTEQVVTAHAVRVPVTGNLSANITGFLPIHCIYQLLRSRSFTKHKVSIKDWIYRQLCETTTPLHPQLLPLIDVYINSVLTPASKSNPEATNQPVTEQEILNVFQGLTGGENARLAQRYSITTRLLVLYYVLSYEEALLANTKTLAAMQKKPKSYSSALMDQIPIKYLIRQAQGLQQELGGLHSALLRLLATNYPHLCIVEDWICEEQITGTDALLRRMLLTNIAKNHSPKQLQEAFSMLPGNHTQLMQILEHLTLLSAGELIPYAEVLTSNMSRLLNAGVPRRILQTVNKLWMVLNTVMPRRLWVMTVNALQPSVKIVRQQKYTQNDLMIDPLIVLRCDQRVHRSPPLMDITLHMLNGYLLASKAYLNSHLKETAEQDIRPSQNNAMGPETPEVTREELKNALLAAQDSAAVQILLEICLPTEEEKAQSSNTHSLLKSVYSTAGSKSPELKEEEDSLLCNLREVQCLICCLLHQMYIADPNIVKLVHFQGYPCELLALTVAGIPSMHICLDFIPELIAQPELEKQIFAIQLLSFLCIQYALPKSLSVARLAINVMGTLLTVLTQSKRYAFFMPTLPCLVSFCQAFPPLYEDIMSLLIQVGQVCASDVATQTRDFDPIITRLQQLKEKPNEVSGLCKDSSYKSCSRDIASMDPDVQLCQCVESTIIEIINMSVSGV, from the exons ATGGCGGAGTGCTCGGGGCTCCAGTTCGTGAGCCCCTACGCCTTCGAGGCCATGCAGAAGGTGGACGTGGTGCGGCTGGCGGCGCTGAGCGACCCCgagctgcggctgctgctgccctgcctggTGCGCATGGCCCTGTGCGCCCCGGCCGACCAGAGCCAGCGCTGGGCGCAGGACAAGAAGCTCATCCTGCGGCTCCTCTCGGGCGTGGAGGCCGTCAACTCCATCGTGGCCTTGCTCTCGGTGGACTTCCACGCCCTGGAGCAGGACGCCagcaaggagcagcagctgcg ACACAAGCTCGGAGGAGGTAGCGGGGAGAGCATCTTGGTGTCACAGCTCCAGCACGGGCTGACGCTGGAGTTCGAGCACAGCGATTCGCCTCGTCGGCTTCGTCTCGTGCTTAGCGAATTACTAGCGATTATGAATAAG GTGTCAGAATCAAACGGTGAGTTTTTTCTCAAATCGTCTGAGCTCTTCGAGAGTCCTGTCTatctggaagaagcagcagatgTTCTCTGCATTTTGCAAGCAG AGCTGCCATCACTGTTGCCCATAGTTGATGTGGCGGAAGCTCTGTTGCACATTAAAAATGGAGCCTGGTTTCTGTGCCTCCTAGTGGCTAATGTTCCTGATAGTTTTAATGAGG TCTGTAGAGGTTTGATTAAGAATGGTGAGCGGCAGGATGAGGAAAGTGTTGGAGGCCGTCGTAGGACAGAAGCACTTCGCCACCTGTGTAAAATGAACCCTTCCCAAGCGCTAAGGGTCCGAGGCATGGTG GTGGAGGAGTGTCATCTGCCAGGTCTTGGTGTTGCTTTGACCCTGGATCACACCAAAAATGAATCTTCAGATGATGGAGTGAGTGACCTGGTTTGTTTTGTGAGTGGTTTGCTACTTGGAACAAATGCCAGGGTTCGGACTTGGTTTGGAACTTTCATCCGAAATGGCCAACAG agaaaaagagataataTCAGTTCTGTGCTTTGGCAAATGAGAAGACAGCTGCTCCTCGAGCTCATGGGAATCCTTCCCACGGTTCGCAGCACACACATTGTTGAAGAAGCAGATGTTGATATGGAGCCAAATGTGTCTGTGTACTCAGGACTGAAGGAAGAACATGTTGTGAAAGCCAGCGCATTGTTACGTCTCTATTGCGCTTTGATGGGAATTGCTGGGCTGAA ACCAACTGATGAAGAGGCTGAGCAGCTACTTCAGCTAATGACGAGCCGTCCTCCTGCAACTCCAGCTGGTGTTCGCTTTGTATCTCTCTCCTTTTGTATGCTTCTGGCCTTCTCCACTCTTGTCAG TACCCCGGAACAGGAACAACTCATGGTAATGTGGCTTAGTTGGATGATAAAGGAAGAAGCTTACTTTGAAAG CATTTCTGGTGTGTCTGCTTCTTTTGGAGAGATGCTTCTCTTGGTAGCAATGTATTTCCATAGTAATCAGCTCAGTGCTATCATTGATTTAGTCTGCTCCACTTTGGGAATGAAG ATTGTTATTAAGCCCAGCTCACTGAGCAGAATGAAGACTATCTTCACACAGGAGATTTTCACTGAACAG GTTGTCACAGCCCATGCAGTTCGGGTACCTGTTACAGGCAATCTCAGTGCTAACATTACTGGGTTTTTACCTATTCACTGCATTTACCAGCTTTTAAGAAGTCGGTCATTCACCAAGCACAAAGTATCCATTAAG GACTGGATCTATAGGCAGCTCTGTGAAACCACCACTCCACTTCATCCTCAGTTGCTTCCTCTTATTGATGTCTACATTAATTCTGTTCTTACTCCGGCATCAAAATCCAACCCAGAGGCCACAAACCAGCCTGTCACGGAACAGGAGATCCTGAATGTTTTTCAAGGACTCACTGGG GGAGAAAATGCTCGACTTGCTCAGCGTTACAGCATCACAACACGGTTGCTTGTCCTCTACTATGTCCTGTCCTATGAAGAAGCACTTCTAGCAAACACAAAGACACTAG CTGccatgcaaaaaaaacccaagtctTACTCTTCAGCATTAATGGATCAAATTCCAATCAAGTACCTCATCCGCCAGGCGCAAGGACTGCAGCAGGAACTTGGAG GCTTGCATTCTGCACTGTTACGCCTTCTTGCTACTAACTATCCACACCTCTGTATTGTGGAAGACTGGATCTGTGAGGAGCAGATCACAGGCACTGATGCCTTACTGAGGAGGATGCTTCTTACAAATATTGCCAAAAATCATTCTCCCAAACAGCTCCAGGAAG cgTTTTCCATGCTCCCAGGAAATCATACCCAGCTGATGCAGATTCTGGAACATTTAACGCTTCTCTCTGCTGGTGAACTGATCCCATATGCAGAAGTACTAACTTCAAACATGAGTCGGTTGCTGAATGCTGGAGTCCCACGGAGGATTCTTCAGACTGTCAATAAACTTTGGATGGTTCTTAACACTGTGATGCCAAGAAG ATTGTGGGTCATGACTGTTAATGCTCTGCAGCCTTCAGTAAAAATAGTCCGACAGCAGAAATACACTCAGAATGATCTGATGATTGATCCTTTGATTGTACTAAGATGTGATCAGAGAGTTCATAG GAGTCCCCCTCTGATGGATATAACTTTGCACATGTTGAATGGATATCTTCTTGCTTCAAAAGCCTACCTCAATTCTCACCTAAAGGAAACAGCGGAGCAGGACATTAGGCCATCCCAAAACAATGCAATGGGTCCAGAGACCCCAGAAGTTACcagggaagaattaaaaaatgcattgcttgctgctcag GATAGTGCTGCTGTGCAGATTCTTTTAGAAATCTGTTTACctacagaagaagagaaagctcagagCAGTAATACCCACAGCCTgttgaaaagtgtttatagTACCGCTGGCTCTAAGAGCCCAGAactaaaagaagaagaagatagCTTGCTGTGTAATCTTCGAGAGGTCCAGTGTCTTATCTGCTGTCTGCTGCATCAGATGTACATAGCTGATCCCAACATAGTCAAACTGGTTCATTTCCAG GGTTATCCATGTGAACTTCTGGCATTGACAGTGGCAGGGATTCCATCCATGCACATCTGTCTGGATTTCATTCCTGAGCTCATTGCCCAGCCTGAACTTGAAAAACAG ATATTTGCAATCCagttactttcatttttgtgtaTCCAGTACGCACTACCTAAATCTCTCAGTGTGGCTCGTTTAGCTATCAATGTCATGGGAACCCTACTCACAG TTCTAACCCAGTCAAAGCGCTATGCCTTTTTTATGCCAACCCTGCCTTGTTTAGTTTCATTCTGTCAAGCCTTTCCGCCTTTGTATGAGGATATTATGTCTCTGCTGATACAAGTAGGCCAAGTCTGTGCCTCCGATGTTGCCACGCAGACAAGAGACTTTGACCCAATTATTACAC